A genomic window from Salvia miltiorrhiza cultivar Shanhuang (shh) chromosome 5, IMPLAD_Smil_shh, whole genome shotgun sequence includes:
- the LOC131026491 gene encoding protein CASP: MEGLKGGGGGGSEREKPNASSTSAPVSAVATFWKDFDLEKERTILDEQGLKIAENQENSQKNRRKLAESTRDFKKASNEEKLTLFNSLLKGYQEEVDKLTKRAKFGENAFLNIYQKLYEAPDPYPVLNSIAEKDAKLFELESENRKMKVELEEFRTESTHLKNQQATIRRLEERTRQLEQQMEEKVKEIVEIKQRNLAEENQKTMEVLKERERMLQDQLRQAQESVSTMRKLHEFAQSQLFELRAQSDEDRATKQSEVNLLMDEVEEAQTRLLSLEREKGLLRSQLQSANEESGHKRSDSSDANTVLENSLSAKEKIISELNTELHNIETTLSNEREYNLNELKKWKALLNEKELELERLKKEIQTRPTEKLVEDLRKKVKILQAVGYNSIEAEDWETATSGEEMSKLESLLLDKNRKMEHELTQYKVKIAEKSSLLEAAEIKIKDLTTQVDEQQRLIQKLEDDILKGYSSNDKKSSFFNDWDLSESGGTNQVENAEQRRAPADLDQSSMLKVICNQRDRFRARLRETEEEIRILNEKIGTLTTELEKTKADNVKLYGKIRYVQDYNSEKVVSRGSKKYAEDLESGFSSDVESKYKKIYEDDINPFAAFSKKERDQRYKELGLRDKITLSSGRFLLGNKYARTFAFFYTIGLHVLVFTCLYRMSALSYLSHGPEETFTAENVVNLPHPQ; this comes from the exons ATGGAAGGTCTGAAaggtggtggaggaggaggaTCAGAGAGAGAAAAGCCCAATGCATCATCGACCTCTGCCCCCGTATCTGCCGTTGCTACTTTCTGGAAAG ATTTTGATTTAGAGAAAGAAAGGACCATCCTGGATGAACAGGGACTTAAAATTGCAGAGAATCAGGAAAACAGCCAGAAGAACCGCAGGAAGCTTGCAGAGAGCACTAGAG ACTTCAAGAAGGCGTCAAATGAAGAGAAGTTGACATTGTTCAACTCTTTACTTAAGGGTTATCAAGAAGAGGTCGATAAACTTACCAAGAGAGCAAAATTCGGGGAAAATGCTTTTCTTAACATTTACCAGAAACTTTATGAAGCACCGGATCCTTACCCAGTTCTAAATTCAATTGCA GAGAAGGATGCCAAATTGTTTGAACTGGAGTCTGAAAACAGAAAGATGAAGGTTGAGCTTGAAGAATTCCGCACTGAATCAACTCACCTGAAAAATCAACAAGCAACAATAAGAAGACTTGAAGAGCGCACCCGTCAGTTGGAACAACAG ATGGAGGAAAAAGTGAAAGAAATTGTTGAGATTAAGCAACGGAATTTGGCTGAAGAGAATCAAAAAACTATGGAAGTTCTGAAAGAAAG GGAACGAATGCTACAAGACCAATTGCGCCAAGCTCAAGAAAGTGTTTCCACAATGCGGAAACTTCATGAATTTGCTCAGAGTCAGCTGTTTGAGCTTCGTGCCCAATCAG ATGAGGATAGAGCTACAAAACAATCAGAAGTTAACCTTTTGATGGATGAAGTTGAAGAAGCTCAGACTCGTCTTTTAAGCCTTGAGAGAGAAAAG GGGCTTCTGCGGTCTCAGTTACAATCAGCTAATGAAGAGAGTGGACATAAGAGAag TGATAGTTCAGATGCAAACACCGTACTTGAGAATTCTCTTAGTGCAAAGGAAAAGATAATCTCTGAACTGAATACAGAACTGCACAATATTGAGACAACACTATCAAATGAGCGGGAATATAATTTGAATGAGCTGAAGAAGTGGAAGGCTTTGCTCAATGAAAAG GAACTTGAGCTTGAGAGGTTGAAAAAGGAGATTCAGACGCGACCAACTGAAAAACTAGTTGAGGATTTGCGCAAGAAAGTCAAAATTTTGCAG GCTGTTGGCTATAATTCAATTGAAGCTGAGGATTGGGAAACAGCTACTAGCGGGGAAGAGATGAGCAAATTGGAGTCATTACTTCTGGATAAGAATCGGAAAATGGAGCATGAACTGACTCAATATAAG GTCAAAATTGCTGAAAAGTCATCTCTCCTGGAAGCAGCTGAGATTAAGATTAAAGACCTAACAACACAAGTTGATGAACAACAAAGGCTTATCCAAAAACTTGAAGATGATATACTAAAG GGTTACAGTTCCAATGATAAAAAAAGCAGTTTCTTCAATGACTGGGACCTGTCAGAATCTGGAGGAACGAATCAAGTCGAG AATGCAGAACAAAGGCGTGCTCCCGCTGATTTAGACCAAAGCTCTATGCTTAAGGTGATATGCAACCAGCGTGATCGGTTTCGGGCTCGATTGCGGGAGACTGAAGAG GAAATAAGAATATTGAATGAGAAGATAGGAACCCTTACAACCGAGCTCGAGAAAACAAAGGCAGATAATGTCAAACTCTATGGGAAAATACGTTATGTTCAGGATTATAATTCTGAGAAAGTTGTATCTAGAGGATCAAAGAAG TATGCTGAAGATCTAGAGAGTGGTTTCAGTTCTGATGTTGAATCAAAGTACAAGAAAATATATGAGGACGATATTAATCCATTTGCAGCATTTTCAAAAAAG GAAAGAGATCAAAGGTACAAGGAACTAGGATTGAGGGACAAAATAACCCTTAGCAGTGGACGGTTTCTTCTTGGGAACAA
- the LOC131026492 gene encoding phytochrome-associated serine/threonine-protein phosphatase, with the protein MDLDQWIAKVKDSQHLSEDELQLLCEYVKEILIEESNVQPVNSPVTVCGDIHGQFHDLMKLFQTGGHVPETNYIFMGDFVDRGYNSLEVFTILLLLKARYPANITLLRGNHESRQLTQVYGFYDECQRKYGNANAWRYCTDVFDYLTLSAIIDGTVLCVHGGLSPDVRTIDQIRVIERNCEIPHEGPFCDLMWSDPEDIETWAVSPRGAGWLFGSRVTSEFNHINKLDLVCRAHQLVQEGLKYMFQDKGLVTVWSAPNYCYRCGNVASILSFNENMEREVKFFTETEENNQMRGPRTGVPYFL; encoded by the exons ATGGATTTGGACCAATGGATAGCAAAGGTGAAAGACAGCCAGCACTTGTCCGAAGATGAGCTTCAGCTCCTCTGCGAATAC GTAAAGGAGATACTGATCGAGGAATCAAACGTTCAGCCTGTCAATAGTCCAGTCACAGTATGTGGGGATATTCATGGGCAGTTTCATGATTTAATGAAACTTTTCCAGACCGGAGGTCACGTACCGGAGACAAATTACATATTTATG GGAGATTTTGTCGATCGTGGCTATAATAGTCTAGAAGTTTTCACCATTCTTTTGCTTCTCAAAGCAAG ATATCCTGCTAATATTACTCTCCTCCGCGGAAATCACGAAAGTAGGCAACTAACACAG GTTTATGGATTTTATGATGAATGCCAGAGGAAATATGGGAATGCTAATGCTTGGCGATATTGCACGGATGTTTTTGATTATCTTACTTTATCTGCAATAATAGATGGGACG GTACTTTGTGTGCATGGTGGCCTATCCCCAGATGTTAGAACTATTGACCAG ATCCGTGTAATTGAACGGAACTGTGAAATCCCCCATGAAGGGCCCTTCTGTGATTTAATGTGGAGTGATCCTGAAGATATTGAGACATGGGCAGTTAGTCCCCGAGGGGCAGGTTGGCTATTTGGTTCCAGGGTTACGTCTGAG TTCAATCATATTAACAAACTCGATCTAGTTTGCCGTGCCCATCAACTTGTCCAAGAAGGCCTAAAATACATGTTTCAGGACAAGGGACTTGTGACA GTCTGGTCTGCACCAAATTATTGTTACCGCTGTGGCAACGTCGCGTCCATTTTGAGCTTCAATGAGAATATG GAAAGAGAAGTGAAGTTCTTCACGGAGACGGAGGAGAACAACCAAATGCGAGGGCCCAGAACTGGAGTACCTTATTTCCTTTGA
- the LOC131026495 gene encoding uncharacterized protein LOC131026495 has translation MAKGKLILICQSGGEFITKDDGTLSYEGSEANAVNINHETLFDDLKLKLAEMCNLDQNTISIKYFLPGNRRNLITLRNDKDLKRMIDYHGNSVTADIFVNGNEGFDHDACKMHTSRDSGVKLAETVNHIPTPLAPASPNVSNLMACHAKTSLDAAAADKNAESSSPGQTYTASPVSSGHCADHDCDYQPQLGVNSDIRQSPVGLDMSGSPADTVKKRRRTASWMIGAHGPTIVAVSDNDVNRRKRKKNNQGEDSLALIDDLEHSEDIAAVTNHLENSSTVALPDDGLPEKLVASWKDCITGVGQDFISVKEFREALQKYAIAHRFVYKLKKNDSNRASGICVEEGCSWSIHASWVPASQSFRIKKFNNSHTCGGESWKNAHPAKKLLVSVIKDKLRDSPHHKPREIARSISRDFGIQLKYTQVRRGIEGAREQLQGSYKESYNRLPWFCKKLVETNAGSFVKLETNEEKRLRCLFVSFLSCVESFQNVCRPILFLNATSLKSRYQESLLTATAVDADDGFFPVAFSIVDSENDDNWHWFLEQLKSAISTSSPLTFVSDREKGLQKSVHEVFENAYHGYSIHHLLESFKRNLKGPFHGEGRGVLPGKLLAAAHAVRLGGFKRITEEIRQISSVAYDWVMQIEQEHWTCLSFRGERYNYIVQNVAEPYGKLMEEIRESTIMQKIEALIYMISQVIDSRQTGSSTWATRLTPSKEERIQEATLEAHGLRVFISSDVLFEVHDDSTHVVDIQRWDCTCLEWKASGLPCRHAVAAFSCSGKSVYDFCSKYFTAESYRSTYSKSINPIPGIGSPTTKEDGDETVLPPVPRSPNQLKKEQSKMDDPDRRTVTCSKCKEPGHNKASCKANS, from the exons ATGGCAAAGGGGAAGCTTATACTAATTTGCCAGTCTGGGGGTGAATTTATAACCAAGGATGATGGCACCTTGTCATATGAAGGGTCAGAGGCGAATGCTGTAAATATCAATCATGAAACCCTGTTCGATGACCTAAAACTAAAGTTAGCTGAAATGTGTAATTTGGATCAGAATACCATTTCTATCAAGTACTTCCTCCCTGGAAATAGGAGAAATCTCATTACATTAAGAAATGACAAAGACCTGAAGAGGATGATTGATTATCATGGGAATTCAGTAACTGCTGATATCTTTGTTAATGGAAATGAAGGATTTGACCATGATGCGTGTAAAATGCACACAAGCAG GGACAGTGGTGTGAAACTCGCTGAGACAGTAAACCATATTCCCACACCCTTAGCTCCTGCTTCTCCCAATGTCAGTAACCTTATGGCTTGCCATGCTAAAACTTCACTTGATGCAGCAGCTGCTGATAAGAATGCAGAAAGCTCAAGTCCGGGTCAAACATATACGGCTTCACCTGTGTCTTCTGGACATTGTGCAGACCATGATTGTGACTACCAGCCACAGTTAGGTGTCAATTCTGATATTCGTCAGAGTCCAGTAGGTTTAGACATGAGTGGTAGTCCAGCAGATACTGTCAAAAAGAGGAGGCGTACTGCCTCCTGGATGATTGGTGCTCATGGTCCAACTATTGTTGCTGTAAGTGATAATGATGTGAACAGGAGAAAGCGAAAAAAAAATAACCAAGGAGAAGATAGTTTAGCTCTCATTGATGACTTGGAACACTCCGAAGATATTGCTGCAGTGACAAATCATCTCGAAAACTCATCCACAGTTGCTTTACCTGATGATGGTCTGCCAGAAAAATTAGTTGCTTCATGGAAAGATTGCATCACCGGTGTAGGACAGGACTTTATAAGTGTGAAAGAGTTTAGAGAGGCCCTGCAAAAGTATGCTATAGCTCACCGCTTTGTCtacaaattgaagaaaaatgacTCAAATCGTGCAAGTGGCATATGTGTTGAGGAAGGCTGCTCGTGGAGTATCCATGCATCTTGGGTTCCTGCCTCTCAGTCATTTAGGATTAAAAAGTTCAATAACTCACATACTTGTGGGGGGGAATCTTGGAAGAATGCCCATCCAGCAAAGAAGCTGTTGGTCAGTGTTATAAAGGACAAATTGCGAGATTCCCCACATCACAAGCCCCGAGAAATAGCTAGAAGCATTTCTCGGGACTTCGGGATTCAGTTGAAGTATACACAAGTAAGGCGTGGGATAGAGGGTGCTCGGGAGCAACTTCAGGGTTCATATAAAGAATCATATAATCGCTTGCCTTGGTTCTGCAAAAAGTTGGTGGAGACAAATGCTGGTAGTTTTGTCAAGCTGGAGACAAATGAAGAGAAAAGACTCCGATGCCTTTTTGTCTCCTTCCTTTCCTGTGTAGAAAGCTTCCAGAATGTTTGCCGTCCCATTCTTTTCCTCAACGCTACTTCTCTAAAATCAAGATACCAAGAGAGTTTGTTAACAGCCACTGCAGTGGATGCAGATGATGGATTCTTTCCAGTTGCATTTAGCATAGTTGATAGTGAAAATGATGACAACTGGCATTGGTTTTTGGAGCAACTAAAATCTGCCATATCAACTTCTTCACCCTTGACTTTTGTCTCAGATAGGGAGAAGGGGCTACAAAAGTCTGTGCATGAGGTATTTGAGAATGCTTACCATGGTTATTCCATTCATCACCTTTTGGAAAGTTTCAAGCGAAACTTGAAGGGTCCGTTCCACGGAGAAGGAAGGGGTGTTTTACCCGGAAAACTTCTGGCTGCTGCACATGCTGTTCGACTTGGTGGTTTCAAAAGAATCACAGAAGAAATCAGGCAGATCTCTTCAGTTGCTTATGATTGGGTAATGCAGATTGAACAAGAACATTGGACATGTTTGAGTTTTAGAGGTGAGCGATATAACTATATTGTACAGAATGTAGCAGAACCCTACGGCAAGCTGATGGAAGAAATCAGAGAATCAACTATAATGCAGAAGATAGAAGCACTCATATACATGATAAGCCAAGTAATAGACAGTCGACAGACGGGGTCGAGCACATGGGCCACAAGACTGACTCCATCAAAAGAAGAAAGGATACAAGAAGCGACTCTTGAAGCTCATGGTCTAAGAGTATTCATCTCCTCAGATGTTCTATTCGAGGTTCATGATGATTCTACACACGTTGTCGATATTCAAAGATGGGACTGCACTTGCCTAGAATGGAAAGCCAGCGGCTTACCCTGCCGGCATGCTGTTGCTGCTTTCAGCTGCTCGGGGAAGTCCGTCTACGACTTCTGTTCAAAATACTTCACCGCGGAGAGTTACCGCTCAACATATTCAAAGTCCATAAATCCTATCCCTGGGATCGGTTCGCCTACGACAAAAGAAGATGGCGATGAAACGGTGCTTCCTCCGGTCCCCCGCTCCCCGAATCAATTAAAGAAGGAGCAGAGTAAAATGGATGATCCGGATAGGAGAACAGTGACTTGTTCCAAATGTAAAGAGCCTGGACACAACAAGGCTTCATGTAAGGCCAATTCATAG
- the LOC131026498 gene encoding uncharacterized protein LOC131026498 — MSGGEEASLDAAAATRRERLKALRAAQELLNTPDDDAAADNQPEGEENVNVNMKFRNYLPHDKQLQEGKLAPPVLPKFEDPVLAAPPPEENKEDPFLNIAPKKPNWDLRRDVQKRLDKLERRTQKAMLILMEQEEAKRRSEGTENGGED, encoded by the exons ATGAGCGGTGGAGAAGAGGCGTCGCTCGATGCAGCAGCGGCGACTCGGAGAGAGAGGCTGAAAGCCCTTAGAGCTGCTCAGGAACTCCTCAACACTCCCGACGACGATGCTGCTGCTGACAATCAACCCGAGGGggaagaaaatgt CAATGTTAATATGAAATTTCGGAATTACCTTCCTCACGACAAGCAACTGCAAGAGGGTAAACTTGCCCCGCCCGTATTGCCCAAATTCGAAGACCCTGTACTGGCAGCTCCTCCACCAGAGGAGAATAAAGAG GATCCTTTTCTCAACATAGCTCCAAAGAAACCGAATTGGGATTTGCGAAGGGATGTGCAGAAGCGGCTTGACAAGCTCGAAAGACGCACTCAGAAGGCTATGTTAATACTCATGG AACAAGAGGAAGCAAAGAGGAGATCAGAAGGCACAGAAAATGGTGGAGAAGATTGA